Proteins encoded in a region of the Desulforamulus hydrothermalis Lam5 = DSM 18033 genome:
- the istA gene encoding IS21 family transposase: MLRSGIVISLHTMRAEGKSIREIARLTGHSRNTVRRYLRGEFSPEKGTRKSRGSKLDPYKPFLQERLQEGIYNCEVLFDLLREKGYTGGRTILKDYVKDFRPPKQVPAVLRYETKPGEYAQVDWGLCDYVDLDGTVRKVPVFVMVLGYSRSTYIEFTKRCDIHSFLRCLIHAFEYFGGIPKVMLTDQMKTVVLGMGDDRKPRWHPLFADFAAAIGLVPKVCKVRRPETKGKVERGVQYVKNNFLPGKRFVDLQDLNQQALHWCERINRRIHGTTGERPIDRLREENLSPIPSAERWEKYLHEPRQVSRDGFVSYDGVRYGVPWRYSGREGTVREVNGWVEIWADGTCIARHQKVYRSRATVFCENQYAGLTTAQGYAYPRPQARQISSQQVEVRSLDVYEQLTGVGA; this comes from the coding sequence ATGCTAAGGAGTGGGATAGTGATATCGTTACATACCATGAGGGCAGAAGGCAAGAGTATTCGTGAAATTGCCCGTCTAACGGGGCATTCTCGAAATACAGTTCGCCGATATCTCCGGGGTGAATTCTCCCCCGAAAAGGGAACCCGTAAATCTCGTGGTTCCAAGCTTGATCCGTATAAACCGTTCCTGCAGGAACGTCTTCAAGAAGGTATCTATAACTGCGAGGTTTTATTCGATCTTCTACGAGAAAAGGGGTATACCGGGGGACGTACCATCTTGAAAGACTATGTGAAGGACTTCCGTCCTCCCAAACAAGTTCCCGCTGTTCTTCGTTACGAGACGAAACCTGGTGAATATGCACAGGTCGACTGGGGACTGTGTGATTACGTAGATTTGGACGGTACAGTCCGAAAAGTGCCGGTATTTGTCATGGTATTGGGGTACTCTCGTTCCACCTATATAGAGTTCACTAAGCGTTGTGACATTCACAGCTTTCTTCGTTGCTTGATTCATGCTTTTGAATATTTTGGGGGCATCCCAAAGGTAATGCTGACCGACCAGATGAAAACCGTCGTACTGGGCATGGGAGATGATCGAAAACCTCGCTGGCATCCGCTTTTTGCCGACTTTGCTGCAGCGATTGGGCTTGTTCCAAAAGTATGCAAAGTTCGACGCCCCGAAACAAAGGGAAAAGTGGAACGAGGCGTTCAATACGTAAAAAACAACTTTCTTCCTGGCAAACGCTTCGTTGATTTACAGGATCTCAATCAACAAGCCCTACACTGGTGCGAGCGGATTAACCGCCGTATTCATGGAACAACCGGCGAACGTCCCATCGACCGACTCCGTGAGGAAAATCTGTCGCCTATCCCTTCAGCTGAACGATGGGAAAAATACTTGCATGAACCAAGACAGGTCAGCCGAGACGGATTTGTTAGCTACGATGGTGTACGATATGGGGTTCCATGGAGGTACAGTGGACGTGAGGGTACCGTGCGAGAAGTGAATGGGTGGGTGGAAATCTGGGCCGACGGCACATGTATTGCTCGACACCAAAAGGTCTATCGATCCCGTGCAACTGTTTTTTGTGAAAACCAGTATGCAGGTCTTACGACTGCTCAAGGATATGCCTATCCACGTCCGCAAGCCCGACAGATTTCATCGCAGCAAGTGGAAGTGCGTTCGCTGGATGTCTATGAGCAGCTGACGGGGGTGGGAGCATGA
- the istB gene encoding IS21-like element helper ATPase IstB, which produces MIELEQARLRLEELGLQQAALLLDAHLEAASHGQPTYLSFLNMLLDAEIAERQKRNMEVRTKLAHLPYRKTLEEFDFAFQPSIDERLIRELATMTFVTRHENVLFLGPPGVGKSHLAVALAVEAISQGISVYFVSLSQLIEDLRKAYTENRLDKRLRIYIRPKLLIIDEIGYLPFDSLAANLFFQVVSARYERGSILLTSNKSFGEWGELMGDPILATAILDRLLHHSHIVNIRGNSYRLREKMRTGAYGSPSTT; this is translated from the coding sequence ATGATTGAACTGGAACAAGCACGGCTACGTCTCGAGGAACTTGGGCTTCAGCAAGCGGCTCTACTCTTGGATGCCCATTTGGAAGCGGCAAGTCATGGACAGCCCACCTATCTGTCCTTTCTCAACATGCTTCTAGATGCAGAGATAGCGGAACGTCAAAAACGGAATATGGAGGTACGCACCAAACTCGCACACTTGCCTTACCGAAAAACGCTGGAGGAGTTCGATTTTGCTTTCCAACCCAGCATTGACGAACGGTTGATTCGAGAGCTGGCCACGATGACTTTTGTAACCCGACACGAGAATGTCTTGTTCTTAGGGCCTCCCGGAGTAGGAAAAAGTCATCTGGCGGTGGCGTTGGCTGTAGAAGCCATCTCGCAAGGGATATCCGTTTACTTTGTCAGTCTCTCGCAACTCATCGAAGATCTGCGAAAAGCTTACACGGAAAACAGGCTGGATAAACGCCTACGCATCTATATTCGACCAAAGCTCCTGATTATTGACGAAATTGGTTACTTACCGTTTGACAGTTTGGCAGCTAACCTCTTTTTCCAGGTAGTAAGTGCAAGATACGAGAGAGGGAGTATTCTGTTGACCAGCAACAAGAGTTTCGGTGAATGGGGGGAACTGATGGGCGATCCGATACTTGCTACGGCTATCCTGGATCGGCTCTTACACCATTCCCACATCGTCAATATTAGGGGGAATAGTTACCGACTTCGTGAGAAGATGAGGACTGGAGCCTACGGCTCCCCCTCTACCACCTAA
- a CDS encoding ABC transporter ATP-binding protein codes for MIKVSNLTKIYHTGTVAVQALKGITVSVQKGEFVAVMGPSGSGKSTFMNLLGLLDTATEGTYILEGKEVSALNKNQLAVLRNQKLGFVFQAFNLIPGLTALKNVELPMLYAGIKPKERTRRALLALQRVGLGDRVHHRPHELSGGQNQRVAIARALVNKPAVIMADEPTGALDTQTGEEIMAIFQQLHREGATIVLVTHEPDIARYAERILRFKDGRLISDELVENRIVSSEKTR; via the coding sequence ATGATCAAGGTAAGTAATTTAACAAAGATTTATCATACGGGTACGGTGGCGGTGCAAGCCTTAAAAGGCATAACCGTGTCTGTGCAAAAAGGTGAATTTGTGGCGGTGATGGGTCCGTCGGGGTCCGGCAAGTCAACTTTTATGAACCTGCTGGGTTTACTGGATACCGCCACCGAAGGGACTTACATCTTAGAGGGGAAAGAAGTGTCAGCCCTGAATAAAAACCAACTGGCCGTGCTTCGCAATCAAAAATTAGGTTTTGTTTTCCAGGCATTTAATTTAATCCCCGGTCTTACGGCCTTAAAAAATGTCGAATTGCCCATGCTTTATGCAGGCATTAAGCCAAAGGAGCGCACCCGGCGGGCCCTTCTTGCTTTGCAAAGGGTGGGTCTGGGAGATCGGGTGCATCACCGGCCGCATGAACTTTCCGGAGGTCAAAATCAAAGGGTAGCCATTGCCCGGGCCCTGGTTAATAAACCGGCTGTCATTATGGCGGACGAACCAACCGGCGCCCTGGACACCCAAACCGGGGAAGAAATTATGGCCATCTTCCAGCAATTGCACCGGGAGGGTGCAACCATTGTACTGGTTACCCATGAGCCGGATATCGCCCGGTACGCCGAAAGAATATTGCGATTTAAAGATGGGCGCCTAATAAGCGACGAATTGGTGGAAAATCGTATTGTTTCCTCTGAAAAAACGAGGTGA
- a CDS encoding ABC transporter permease — protein sequence MNLKEFILLALEGIRHNKLRSCLTTLGIVVGIAAVILVIAIGEAGKTIIIKEMESFGTNLFQVYSNYKEGEYTKPGDYTKTDIAVIKKLVPEVKYLTPMKYNSGLIRSDTGKKNTQIIGTGSDYQHIRKVQILQGRFFSEEDEAAGRRVVVLDELLADELFGSQNPVGQRVLVQGKPAVVIGIIKKTESALPGLSPDNYAYVPISFMEGSSQWQYINFLFGSAVAKEQVYQAMDRTKTILERRHNAPGHYAVYSMEQEMQTVNRVTTIIGLVISCIAGISLLVGGIGVMNIMLVSVTERTREIGIRMALGAGRKDILLQFLIEAVVLCSVGGLFGIAVGCGGAAVISFFLKLPPLVSWWVVLPAFLFSAVIGIFFGLYPANKASQLDPITALRRE from the coding sequence GTGAATCTGAAAGAGTTTATTCTGCTGGCTCTGGAGGGAATTCGCCATAATAAATTAAGGTCTTGCTTAACCACCCTGGGCATTGTCGTGGGGATTGCCGCTGTTATTCTGGTTATTGCCATCGGAGAGGCGGGCAAAACCATAATTATAAAAGAAATGGAGAGTTTCGGCACCAATCTCTTTCAAGTATATTCTAACTATAAAGAAGGCGAGTATACCAAACCCGGTGACTATACAAAGACGGATATTGCCGTGATTAAAAAATTAGTGCCGGAGGTTAAATACCTGACCCCGATGAAATACAACAGCGGTCTGATCAGAAGCGATACCGGCAAAAAAAACACCCAAATTATCGGTACCGGCTCGGATTATCAGCATATCCGCAAGGTGCAAATATTACAGGGCAGGTTTTTCAGTGAGGAGGATGAGGCGGCAGGCAGGCGGGTAGTAGTTTTGGATGAACTGCTGGCCGATGAACTCTTTGGTTCCCAAAACCCGGTCGGACAGCGGGTGTTGGTGCAGGGAAAACCTGCCGTAGTGATCGGTATCATTAAGAAAACCGAGTCGGCCTTACCCGGTTTAAGCCCGGATAATTATGCCTATGTTCCCATCTCCTTTATGGAGGGCAGTTCCCAGTGGCAGTATATTAATTTTCTGTTTGGCAGTGCCGTTGCCAAGGAACAGGTTTATCAGGCCATGGACCGGACTAAAACAATTCTGGAACGGCGGCATAACGCTCCGGGACATTATGCGGTCTACAGTATGGAACAGGAGATGCAAACCGTAAATAGGGTAACCACCATTATTGGTCTGGTGATCAGCTGCATAGCCGGCATCTCCCTTTTGGTTGGCGGCATTGGGGTAATGAATATTATGCTGGTATCGGTTACCGAGCGCACCAGGGAAATTGGTATTCGTATGGCCCTGGGGGCCGGCCGGAAAGACATTCTGCTGCAGTTTTTAATTGAAGCGGTTGTATTATGTTCGGTGGGCGGACTGTTTGGCATTGCCGTCGGCTGCGGCGGGGCTGCTGTCATTTCCTTTTTTCTCAAACTGCCGCCCCTGGTTTCATGGTGGGTGGTTCTGCCGGCTTTCCTGTTTTCTGCGGTAATTGGCATATTTTTCGGTCTTTATCCGGCCAACAAAGCATCTCAATTAGACCCAATCACGGCCTTGCGCAGAGAATAA
- a CDS encoding ATP-dependent helicase: MAWVKKETGISLNSSQQQAVLHKDGPLLLLATPGAGKTTVLNLRIAYLLLEHQADPRQILALTFSRAAARDMEARFLNLFGRWIRQPIRFSTIHSFAYQVVANYFRRRQRPFKVIENETGFNSKSAVLKSICQRFYAAVVSEEKLEELANAIGYVKNAMLPLADIDKLDFKINHLKEIYLAYEQYKKTSNAPTVLLDFDDMLTLAHDILEKETGLLAFYQNQYRYIMTDESQDTSLIQHKIIEKIARPHDNLFMVGDEDQAIYGFRGAAPRYLLEFKQTYPGAKVIAMTENFRSSQEIVNLTNRFIKANQKRYAKEMFTRNAGHKPVHVCKFKHEGEQWEYLVRQLSGAGDLSQKAIIYRNNASAIGLINKLEQRGIPFYLRDFKNRFFNHWVVEDVLNFLRFSYNDKSTAVLERIHTKLNPFISKDDLTFLKGLGETGICLTVLAERYAGDSKKARGFLKLQKYFNQLNKLSPQWAIRFIRQEMKYEESAERICNNLGYSFDNVKSILANLEHIAGGLPGHQEFAGRLKELEKIMAEAQNNRGRNAVTLTTMHSAKGLEFQRVYLIDLVEGVIPGAESIKKGNQDSLEEERRLFYVGMTRAARELFLLTVENYQQEQVQESRFVKEVRQILQPADRAAATQAQPVSKPPAAGMFVDHKKFGVGKVLSVNMGKDTLRVGFENGQVKDLLYSVCVENNLIRIL, translated from the coding sequence TTGGCATGGGTAAAAAAAGAAACCGGCATTAGTTTAAACAGTAGTCAACAGCAGGCGGTGCTGCACAAAGACGGGCCGCTGCTCCTGTTAGCAACACCCGGGGCGGGTAAAACCACTGTCTTAAATTTACGCATTGCTTACCTGTTATTAGAGCATCAAGCGGATCCCCGGCAAATACTGGCCCTTACCTTTAGCCGGGCAGCCGCCAGGGATATGGAAGCCAGGTTTCTAAACCTGTTTGGCCGGTGGATCAGGCAGCCGATCCGATTTTCTACCATACACAGTTTTGCTTATCAGGTGGTGGCAAATTATTTCAGGCGCCGGCAACGGCCCTTTAAGGTTATTGAAAATGAAACGGGATTCAACAGTAAAAGCGCCGTATTAAAAAGCATCTGCCAGAGGTTTTATGCCGCTGTGGTGAGCGAAGAAAAGCTGGAGGAGTTGGCCAATGCCATCGGCTATGTAAAAAATGCCATGCTTCCCCTGGCAGACATAGATAAGCTGGATTTTAAAATAAATCATTTGAAAGAAATATATCTTGCTTATGAACAGTACAAGAAAACCAGTAATGCCCCAACTGTCCTGCTGGATTTTGATGACATGCTCACGCTGGCCCACGATATTTTAGAAAAAGAAACGGGTCTGTTGGCTTTTTACCAAAATCAATACCGTTACATCATGACAGACGAGAGTCAGGACACATCTCTGATACAACATAAAATTATTGAGAAAATAGCCAGGCCCCATGACAATTTATTTATGGTGGGGGATGAAGACCAGGCCATCTACGGCTTCCGCGGGGCAGCGCCCCGGTATCTGCTGGAGTTTAAGCAAACCTATCCCGGGGCTAAAGTTATAGCCATGACAGAGAATTTCCGGTCGTCTCAGGAAATAGTCAACTTAACCAACCGGTTCATTAAAGCCAATCAAAAGCGCTATGCCAAAGAAATGTTTACCCGCAACGCCGGCCACAAACCGGTGCACGTGTGCAAGTTTAAACATGAAGGTGAGCAGTGGGAATATCTTGTCCGGCAACTGTCCGGCGCCGGCGATCTATCGCAGAAGGCAATTATTTACCGTAACAATGCTTCGGCCATCGGTCTGATTAATAAACTGGAACAGCGGGGTATTCCTTTTTACCTCAGGGATTTTAAAAACCGCTTTTTTAACCACTGGGTGGTAGAGGACGTGCTGAATTTTCTGCGCTTTTCTTATAATGACAAAAGCACCGCTGTCCTGGAGAGGATTCACACCAAACTGAATCCCTTCATTTCTAAGGATGACCTGACTTTTTTAAAAGGGTTGGGTGAAACGGGTATCTGCTTAACCGTTCTGGCCGAGCGTTATGCCGGTGACAGTAAAAAAGCCCGGGGATTTTTAAAGCTGCAAAAGTATTTTAACCAGTTAAACAAGCTGTCTCCCCAGTGGGCTATCCGGTTTATCAGGCAAGAAATGAAGTATGAGGAAAGTGCCGAAAGGATCTGCAATAATTTAGGCTATTCTTTCGATAATGTGAAAAGCATCCTGGCTAACCTGGAACATATTGCCGGCGGCTTGCCGGGCCACCAGGAATTTGCCGGTCGCTTGAAGGAGCTGGAAAAAATTATGGCGGAGGCCCAAAATAATCGGGGCCGTAATGCCGTCACACTGACCACGATGCATTCTGCTAAAGGGTTGGAGTTTCAGCGGGTATACCTGATTGATTTGGTGGAAGGGGTAATCCCCGGGGCGGAAAGTATTAAAAAGGGCAACCAGGACAGCCTGGAAGAAGAAAGAAGATTATTTTATGTAGGCATGACCAGGGCCGCCCGGGAGTTGTTTTTGTTAACCGTAGAAAATTATCAGCAGGAGCAGGTGCAGGAATCGCGCTTTGTTAAGGAAGTCAGGCAAATCCTGCAGCCGGCGGATAGAGCAGCGGCAACCCAAGCACAACCGGTGTCAAAACCACCGGCGGCCGGGATGTTTGTTGACCACAAAAAATTTGGCGTAGGCAAGGTTCTTTCGGTTAACATGGGTAAGGATACCCTGCGGGTTGGTTTTGAAAACGGGCAGGTTAAAGATTTACTGTACAGCGTTTGTGTTGAGAATAATTTAATCCGCATTTTATAA
- a CDS encoding flavodoxin family protein yields MKVVAFNGSPHKNGNTYHAIKLVADELEKEGIQTEIIQVGNKTIKGCTACGQCVKNKDEKCIIADEVNEWIQKMKEADGIILGSPVHYSAIAGTMKAFLDRAFYVASVNNGLLRHKVGAAVVAVRRSGGLPTFDQLNNYLHYSEMFLPTSNYWNVIHGTKPGEAVQDEEGVQIMRVLGRNMAWLLKVIEGGKQTIKPPEREAKTFMNFIR; encoded by the coding sequence ATGAAAGTTGTAGCTTTTAACGGCAGCCCGCATAAAAACGGAAACACTTATCATGCCATTAAGCTGGTAGCAGATGAGCTGGAAAAAGAAGGCATCCAAACGGAAATTATTCAGGTGGGCAACAAAACCATTAAAGGTTGTACTGCATGTGGTCAATGCGTAAAAAACAAAGATGAAAAATGTATTATTGCTGATGAGGTTAATGAATGGATTCAAAAAATGAAAGAAGCGGACGGTATAATTTTGGGGTCACCTGTTCACTATTCCGCCATTGCCGGCACCATGAAAGCATTTTTGGACAGGGCTTTTTATGTTGCCAGCGTTAACAACGGCCTGCTACGGCACAAAGTCGGTGCAGCGGTGGTTGCCGTAAGACGTTCCGGCGGGCTGCCTACCTTTGACCAGCTAAATAATTATCTTCATTATTCCGAAATGTTCCTGCCCACTTCAAATTATTGGAATGTCATTCATGGCACCAAACCCGGCGAAGCAGTGCAGGATGAAGAAGGTGTACAAATCATGCGGGTGCTTGGTAGAAATATGGCGTGGCTTTTAAAAGTAATTGAAGGCGGCAAGCAAACCATCAAACCTCCGGAAAGAGAGGCTAAAACATTTATGAATTTTATCCGCTAA
- a CDS encoding Fis family transcriptional regulator, with protein sequence MFKLGKKITGLAVGGMLLAGAVTGVAFADSNAKTTPEQSREQFYQEFIADFAQNLGVSEDKVTAALEATKKQMIQEAVQQGKITQEQANVMLSQKGFGFGFHFGGPRHDKGDLTQNDNFLKDAAGVLGITADQLKSELQAGKKLQQIITDHGLTMEQFRQKMPKPQRPPVNNENAE encoded by the coding sequence ATGTTCAAATTAGGGAAAAAGATTACCGGTCTTGCGGTGGGAGGCATGCTTTTAGCCGGCGCGGTTACCGGCGTGGCCTTTGCCGACTCCAACGCCAAAACGACACCGGAGCAGTCCAGGGAACAGTTTTATCAGGAGTTTATTGCTGATTTTGCGCAAAACCTGGGGGTGAGTGAGGATAAGGTGACAGCCGCCCTGGAAGCTACAAAAAAGCAGATGATTCAAGAAGCCGTGCAGCAGGGCAAAATAACTCAGGAGCAGGCCAATGTGATGCTGTCGCAAAAGGGTTTCGGGTTTGGCTTTCATTTTGGCGGTCCCCGGCATGACAAGGGAGATTTAACACAAAACGATAACTTCCTTAAAGATGCCGCCGGTGTGCTTGGCATTACGGCTGACCAATTAAAGTCAGAACTGCAGGCGGGCAAAAAGCTGCAGCAAATTATCACTGACCACGGCCTGACCATGGAGCAGTTTCGTCAAAAAATGCCTAAACCCCAACGGCCGCCTGTGAATAACGAAAATGCTGAATAA
- a CDS encoding SAM-dependent methyltransferase: MTKERMKGLFERFKGGNFTVTFWDGETCRYGQGPPVVSFIFHKPLDTTFNLDKPLLSLGEAYMDGYWDFTGEFTEIIRIIEENKELLKPAGLTGKITGFIQSVTAKRQQKQNIEHHYDLGNDFFSLWLDETLSYSCAYFKNPDDTLYQAQINKIDHTLKKLQLKPGERLLDIGCGWGWLVIRAAQQYGVRALGITLSDQQYAAAGRRVKELGLAGQVEIRLASYQDLSEQEQQFDKIVSVGMFEHVGRDNLPRYMEQVNKLLVPGGLSLLHTITGMTEEPVNDWMEKYIFPGGYIPSLREIIWLLPLYRFHLLHAESLRLHYAKTLDHWYNNFSRCVAKVREKFDERFVRMWSLYLRGCAASFRVSGLDIYQLLFSKGLNNNLPMDYGFIYA, translated from the coding sequence ATGACCAAAGAAAGGATGAAGGGCCTGTTTGAGCGGTTTAAAGGAGGGAATTTTACCGTTACCTTCTGGGACGGGGAGACGTGCCGGTATGGCCAGGGTCCCCCGGTTGTCAGCTTCATCTTTCATAAACCCCTCGACACAACATTTAACTTGGATAAACCTCTGCTGTCCCTGGGGGAAGCCTATATGGACGGGTATTGGGACTTTACGGGGGAATTCACCGAGATAATCCGCATCATCGAGGAAAATAAAGAATTACTCAAACCGGCGGGCCTGACGGGAAAAATTACCGGATTTATCCAGTCGGTCACCGCTAAGCGGCAACAAAAGCAAAATATTGAACACCATTATGATCTGGGAAATGATTTTTTCAGTCTCTGGCTGGATGAAACATTAAGTTATTCTTGTGCTTATTTTAAAAATCCTGATGATACCCTGTACCAGGCACAAATTAATAAAATTGACCACACCCTGAAAAAACTTCAACTGAAACCCGGCGAACGGCTGCTGGATATAGGTTGCGGTTGGGGCTGGCTGGTCATCCGGGCGGCGCAACAGTATGGAGTGCGGGCCCTGGGCATTACACTAAGTGACCAGCAGTATGCGGCAGCCGGCCGGCGGGTGAAGGAACTGGGCTTGGCCGGCCAGGTAGAAATTAGGCTGGCCAGTTACCAGGATCTTTCCGAACAAGAGCAGCAATTTGATAAAATTGTCAGCGTGGGCATGTTTGAACATGTGGGCAGGGATAACCTGCCCAGGTATATGGAACAAGTAAACAAACTGCTGGTGCCGGGCGGCTTATCCCTCTTGCACACTATTACCGGCATGACCGAAGAGCCGGTTAATGATTGGATGGAAAAATATATTTTCCCCGGCGGCTATATACCTTCGCTGCGGGAGATTATCTGGCTGTTGCCTTTATACCGGTTTCACCTGCTGCATGCTGAAAGCTTACGCTTGCATTATGCCAAAACCCTTGATCACTGGTATAATAATTTCAGCCGTTGCGTTGCTAAGGTGCGGGAGAAGTTTGATGAACGGTTTGTTCGCATGTGGAGCCTGTATTTAAGGGGGTGTGCCGCCTCTTTCAGGGTTTCCGGGTTGGATATTTACCAGCTGCTGTTCAGCAAGGGGTTAAATAACAACCTGCCCATGGATTATGGTTTTATTTATGCATAA
- a CDS encoding response regulator transcription factor, with the protein MQQLKGIKILIVDDEPNILHFLELGLQNEGFAVQTAQDGMTAITLMQQFQPQVVILDVMMPGMDGFEVCRMIKKMDNVAVIMLTARDEVDDRVKGLNLGADDYMVKPFSFKELLARIHARIRNQFPHLFGEVVIGPFHIDDRRKEIRYENRVLELSPTEYELLKFLVLNHGLVLSKTTILDKVWGYDFAGEENIVEVYIRSLRDKLHDKDHRLIRTLRGSGYRVDLP; encoded by the coding sequence ATGCAACAATTAAAGGGCATCAAAATATTAATAGTGGACGATGAACCCAACATACTGCACTTTTTAGAACTGGGCCTGCAGAATGAAGGTTTTGCCGTACAAACAGCCCAGGACGGCATGACTGCCATTACGTTGATGCAGCAGTTTCAGCCCCAGGTGGTTATTTTGGATGTGATGATGCCCGGCATGGATGGCTTTGAGGTGTGCCGCATGATTAAAAAAATGGACAATGTGGCGGTCATTATGCTAACCGCCCGGGATGAAGTGGATGATCGGGTGAAGGGCCTTAATCTCGGGGCGGACGATTACATGGTTAAACCCTTTAGTTTTAAGGAACTGCTGGCCAGAATTCACGCCCGGATTCGCAACCAGTTTCCCCATTTATTTGGCGAAGTGGTTATCGGGCCCTTTCATATTGACGACCGCCGTAAAGAAATCAGGTATGAGAACCGGGTTTTGGAATTGTCCCCCACAGAATATGAGCTGCTTAAATTTTTAGTCCTTAATCATGGCCTGGTATTAAGCAAAACCACTATCCTGGATAAAGTATGGGGATACGATTTTGCAGGTGAAGAAAATATTGTTGAAGTGTATATCAGATCTTTACGGGATAAATTACACGACAAAGACCACCGGTTAATCAGAACGCTGCGGGGGTCAGGCTACCGGGTTGATTTACCATGA
- a CDS encoding sensor histidine kinase: MKQKLKAAFNAAFTPDSLRSQLLLRSLLILAGLLVLIGLLQYLFMKEVIYRNKAVSLQSQIMSIPRFLWEHPAGSLNDEAGRPQRFFIPEASLAFIDTGGNYVILSHGRGRPPQVDIQEYMAVLKNKSLPDLITGVEGAAKDRTERRELVNKKPEPYYKIVSSGGAEQLVVWQPVFDHGQLLGVVQASTLTGPLKELLIRQLFTFLFLSMLALLVGLLSFSPIIKKTLVPLFNMVDIAEQIDAGNLTKRFPKQQGQLEIDRLAESFNGMLERLEASFAAERQTKEQMRRFIADASHELRTPLTSIHGFLEVLLRGAANQPEQLHRALKSMYGESERLNKLVQDLLLLAKLDRTPRLELADGLLDEVIREMEPQLRLLAGSRRLDLQVAPDVKCRFNADKIKQVILNLFHNAVQHTDPEKGRIVLSLAKQADGVLLTVQDNGPGISDRHLSRIFDRFYRIDTSRTRRYGGAGLGLSITKSIVEAHGGTIGVTSQEGAGCTFHVRLPA, translated from the coding sequence ATGAAGCAGAAATTAAAAGCAGCGTTCAACGCAGCCTTTACCCCTGATTCCCTGCGTTCGCAGCTGTTGCTGCGGTCGTTGTTAATCCTGGCCGGTTTGCTTGTGCTGATCGGGCTGCTGCAGTATCTTTTTATGAAGGAAGTAATTTACCGCAACAAAGCTGTCAGCCTGCAGAGCCAGATCATGTCAATTCCTCGCTTCCTTTGGGAACATCCCGCCGGCAGCCTGAATGATGAGGCCGGGCGGCCGCAGCGTTTCTTTATTCCCGAAGCGTCGCTGGCCTTTATTGATACCGGAGGCAACTATGTGATTTTATCGCACGGGCGAGGCCGGCCGCCGCAAGTTGATATTCAGGAATACATGGCTGTTTTAAAAAACAAATCCCTGCCTGACCTGATAACCGGCGTCGAGGGAGCAGCCAAGGACAGAACAGAACGGCGGGAATTGGTGAATAAAAAACCGGAGCCGTACTATAAAATAGTTAGCTCAGGCGGTGCCGAACAACTGGTGGTATGGCAGCCGGTGTTTGATCACGGGCAGCTTCTGGGTGTTGTCCAGGCAAGCACTTTAACCGGCCCCCTGAAAGAGCTGCTTATCCGCCAGTTATTCACCTTTTTATTCCTTTCCATGCTTGCCCTGCTGGTAGGTTTGCTAAGTTTTTCGCCAATAATTAAAAAAACGCTGGTTCCCTTATTTAATATGGTGGATATTGCCGAACAAATTGATGCAGGCAACCTGACCAAGCGTTTTCCCAAACAGCAGGGGCAACTGGAGATTGACCGTTTGGCGGAATCTTTTAACGGTATGCTGGAACGGTTGGAGGCTTCCTTTGCGGCAGAACGGCAGACCAAGGAACAAATGCGGCGTTTTATAGCAGATGCCTCCCACGAACTGCGTACCCCGTTAACCTCTATTCACGGTTTTTTAGAAGTGCTGCTGCGCGGCGCAGCCAATCAGCCGGAGCAACTGCACAGGGCGTTAAAAAGCATGTACGGCGAATCGGAACGCCTCAATAAACTGGTGCAGGATTTGCTGCTGCTGGCCAAACTGGATCGTACACCCCGGCTGGAACTTGCCGATGGTTTGCTGGATGAGGTAATCCGGGAAATGGAACCGCAGCTGCGTTTGCTGGCCGGCAGCCGCCGGCTGGACCTGCAGGTTGCGCCGGATGTCAAGTGCCGGTTTAATGCGGATAAAATCAAACAAGTTATTTTGAACCTGTTTCATAATGCAGTGCAGCACACCGACCCGGAAAAAGGCCGGATAGTATTATCATTAGCCAAGCAGGCTGACGGTGTGCTGTTAACTGTACAGGATAACGGGCCGGGCATTAGCGACCGCCACCTGTCCCGCATTTTTGACCGTTTTTACCGTATTGATACCTCCCGCACCCGCAGGTATGGGGGGGCCGGGCTGGGCTTATCCATTACCAAATCAATTGTCGAAGCTCATGGAGGAACCATTGGCGTTACCAGCCAGGAGGGGGCCGGCTGTACATTTCATGTCCGGCTGCCGGCCTAA